A single region of the Sulfitobacter geojensis genome encodes:
- a CDS encoding nitrate reductase, with protein sequence MSLTRTTCPYCGVGCGVLAGADGTIKGDPDHPANFGRLCSKGSALGETVDLEGRLLAPQIDGVTADWDSALGRVAGAFGDAIRDHGPDSVAFYVSGQLLTEDYYLANKLMKGFIGSANIDTNSRLCMASSVAGHKRAFGTDTVPGVYADLEEADLIVLVGSNLAWCHPVLYQRIAAAKEARPDMRVVNIDPRRTATCDLADMHLRVAPDGDVALFNGLLSFLAGHDHLDARYIDAHVNGCTAALAQARATDPADAGVPADALDAFYRLWAQTKKVVTVYSQGVNQSACGTDKVNAILNCHLATGRIGTPGAGPFSVTGQPNAMGGREVGGLANMLANHLDIENAAHRDTVQTFWNSPAICDHAGLKAVDLFDACAAGKIKALWVMSTNPAVSMPDANRVAQAIANVPFVAVSDIMARTDTGDLADVLLPATGWGEKDGTVTNSERRISRQRAFLPAPGMARPDWRIISDVAAAMGFGTAFDYASPAEVFAEYIALDAAARPFGRDLDLSLFADADYAKLIPQQWPRDNARFFADGKFYHADGKARMVPVTAPALDHAGLTLNTGRNRDQWHTMTRTGKSPKLGAHLAEPYLEIHPLDAAAIGTAHGDLVAVRTDRGRAILRSLVSDRVAQGQLFASMHWTRQTARGGTVNALVAPLTDPISGQPALKRSTGVSVKPYIAKWYGFMACAQRPDVQTPYGAISRTATGWQVEMAGSDLPQDWTETARSIARLPKAQPSVYEDKKDGAVRVALSSDGVIQAVLFVSDRPVTLSRAAAVSHVGSSMPPLSALAGRMGKDQPDPGAVVCACLNVGQNTLLDAIEAGATSVEALGDATCAGTNCGSCKPELARLLARQNLRMAAE encoded by the coding sequence GGCGAACTTCGGACGGCTCTGTTCGAAGGGGTCGGCGCTGGGCGAAACGGTTGATCTGGAAGGGCGCCTGCTGGCACCGCAAATTGATGGCGTGACCGCAGATTGGGACAGCGCGCTGGGACGTGTGGCGGGGGCATTCGGCGATGCCATCCGCGATCACGGTCCTGACAGCGTGGCCTTTTACGTGTCAGGCCAGTTGCTGACCGAAGATTATTACCTCGCCAACAAGCTGATGAAGGGTTTTATAGGCTCGGCCAATATCGACACAAATTCGCGCCTGTGCATGGCCTCTTCGGTGGCGGGACATAAACGCGCTTTTGGCACCGATACCGTGCCAGGGGTCTATGCCGATCTGGAAGAGGCAGACTTGATCGTGCTGGTCGGCTCGAACCTCGCGTGGTGTCATCCGGTTTTGTACCAACGGATTGCAGCGGCCAAAGAAGCGCGCCCCGATATGCGCGTGGTAAACATCGACCCGCGCCGCACCGCCACGTGTGATCTCGCGGATATGCATCTGCGCGTTGCGCCCGACGGTGATGTGGCGCTTTTCAACGGGTTGCTGTCCTTCCTCGCCGGTCACGACCACCTTGATGCGCGGTACATCGACGCCCATGTGAACGGCTGTACCGCAGCACTCGCGCAGGCCCGCGCCACTGATCCGGCGGACGCGGGTGTTCCTGCCGATGCGCTTGACGCGTTTTACCGGCTTTGGGCGCAGACCAAAAAGGTTGTGACGGTCTATTCCCAAGGTGTGAACCAATCCGCCTGCGGCACCGACAAAGTCAACGCGATCCTGAATTGCCATCTGGCCACGGGGCGCATCGGGACACCCGGTGCGGGACCGTTTTCGGTCACAGGCCAGCCCAACGCCATGGGCGGACGCGAAGTGGGCGGGCTGGCGAATATGCTCGCCAACCATCTCGACATCGAAAACGCAGCCCACCGCGACACGGTGCAAACCTTCTGGAACAGCCCCGCCATTTGCGATCACGCAGGGCTGAAGGCGGTTGACCTGTTTGATGCCTGTGCGGCCGGCAAGATCAAGGCGCTTTGGGTGATGTCGACCAATCCGGCGGTGTCGATGCCGGACGCCAACAGGGTTGCGCAAGCGATTGCCAATGTCCCTTTTGTAGCTGTTTCGGACATCATGGCGCGTACGGACACCGGCGATCTGGCAGATGTGTTGCTGCCTGCCACGGGTTGGGGCGAAAAGGATGGCACGGTTACCAATTCCGAACGGCGCATCTCGCGCCAGCGCGCTTTCCTGCCGGCACCGGGCATGGCCCGCCCCGATTGGCGCATCATCAGCGATGTAGCCGCCGCCATGGGGTTTGGCACCGCTTTCGATTATGCCTCTCCGGCCGAGGTTTTTGCAGAATACATCGCTCTGGACGCCGCCGCGCGCCCGTTTGGGCGTGATCTGGACCTGAGCCTGTTTGCAGATGCCGATTACGCCAAGCTGATCCCGCAACAATGGCCGCGCGACAACGCACGCTTTTTTGCGGACGGGAAATTCTATCACGCCGATGGCAAGGCACGGATGGTGCCGGTCACGGCACCGGCCCTCGATCACGCCGGATTGACGCTTAATACAGGGCGCAACCGGGATCAGTGGCACACGATGACGCGCACGGGTAAATCACCGAAACTGGGTGCCCATCTGGCGGAACCCTATCTGGAAATCCATCCCCTCGATGCCGCCGCGATCGGGACCGCGCATGGTGATCTGGTCGCGGTCCGCACCGACCGGGGCCGCGCAATTCTGCGCAGCCTTGTAAGCGATCGTGTCGCGCAGGGGCAGCTTTTTGCCTCCATGCACTGGACCCGCCAAACCGCGCGCGGCGGCACCGTAAACGCGCTGGTCGCCCCGTTAACGGACCCTATTTCCGGCCAGCCTGCCCTTAAACGCAGCACCGGCGTCAGCGTTAAACCCTATATCGCAAAGTGGTACGGGTTTATGGCCTGTGCACAACGCCCCGACGTCCAAACCCCGTACGGCGCGATCTCACGCACGGCGACCGGATGGCAGGTCGAGATGGCCGGCAGCGACCTACCACAAGACTGGACCGAAACTGCCCGCAGCATAGCCCGACTGCCAAAGGCGCAGCCCTCCGTCTATGAAGACAAAAAAGACGGCGCCGTGCGAGTCGCTCTAAGCAGTGACGGGGTGATACAGGCGGTGCTGTTTGTCTCTGACCGGCCCGTGACCCTGTCGCGCGCTGCGGCGGTTTCCCATGTCGGTTCCAGCATGCCGCCGCTCAGCGCCTTGGCCGGACGCATGGGCAAAGACCAGCCCGATCCGGGGGCCGTTGTCTGCGCCTGCCTGAACGTGGGGCAAAACACCTTGCTGGACGCTATTGAAGCGGGGGCCACCTCGGTCGAGGCCTTGGGCGATGCGACCTGCGCCGGCACCAATTGTGGCTCTTGCAAGCCGGAACTTGCGCGGCTTTTGGCACGGCAAAACCTGCGGATGGCGGCGGAATGA